In a single window of the Rhodamnia argentea isolate NSW1041297 chromosome 2, ASM2092103v1, whole genome shotgun sequence genome:
- the LOC115734241 gene encoding non-lysosomal glucosylceramidase-like isoform X2, whose product MENGIRENGEKERSDGSSRHKVQPEQPAPLTWHRKLSSGGRRPSHFTLTLQEKLLLAPIGVRLWHHSKVEAAHGRDTIFDFTKKRHITGHLGVPLGGIGAGSIGRSYKGEFQRFQLFPKVSEDVPILANQFSVMVSRPNGKKFSTVLCPKTTEMAKESTGSGTEFWDWNLNGDKCTYHALFPRAWTIYDGEPDPDLRIVTRQLSPIIPHNYKESSFPVSVFTFTVSNQGRTSADVSLLFTWVNSVGGVSGFSGGHFNSNMETSDGIHGILLHHRTANGHPPVTFAIAAEESSDVHISKCPYFLISGTSHAFTAKDMWYEIKKNGSFDHIDWNDNLVPSEAGSSIGAAIAASVVVPPGSVRTVTFSLAWDCPQVRFGDNVYYRRYTTFYGTNGDAAAKIAHDAILEHTQWESQIDTWQGPILHDRRLPSWYPVTLFNELYYLNSGGTIWTDGSPPVRNLLSGHVKFSLDQAKLGLKNVVGNDTAVEIIERMASTISRIHGPVTSNTAFGTCLLQDGEENIGQFLYLEGNEYLMWNTYDVHFYSSFALVMLYPKLELSIQRDFAAAVMLHDPQKRKIMSDGKWVPRKVLGAVPHDIGLNNPWFEVNAYNLFNTDRWKDLNPKFVLQVYRDFVATGDLNFAKAVWPSVYIAMAYMEQFDKDGDGMIENEGFPDQTYDAWSVTGVSAYCGGLWVAALQAASALAREVGDTASGNYFWIKYQKAKVVYDKLWNGCYYNYDNSGSRASASIHADQLAGQWIARACGLFPIADDDKVRSALEKVFEFNVSQMKGGTRGAVNGMLPDGRIDMSAMQSREVWPGVTYSLAASMIQEGMMDMAFQTAAGIYETAWSEKSLGFSFQTPEAWNENDECRSLCYMRPLAIWAMQWALSKPKLFGQEIKNQESEESLYFSHHTCFSKVASLVKLEDDPPKSFFQILYECTCRRLAS is encoded by the exons ATGGAGAACGGTATAAGAGagaatggagaaaaagaaagatcggATGGTTCCTCTCGACACAAG GTTCAACCTGAGCAACCTGCTCCATTGACTTGGCACCGCAAGTTAAGTAGTGGAGGGAGAAGGCCTTCGCACTTTACTTTAACACTCCAAGAAAAGCTGCTTTTG GCTCCAATAGGTGTTCGATTGTGGCATCATTCCAAAGTAGAAGCAGCTCATGGAAGA GATACAATATTCGATTTTACTAAAAAACGCCACATAACTGGACACCTGGGTGTTCCTTTGGGTGGTATCGG TGCAGGAAGCATTGGGAGAAGCTACAAAGGCGAGTTTCAACGGTTTCAACTATTTCCAAAAGTATCTGAAGATGTACCAATTCTAGCAAATCAGTTCTCC GTTATGGTTTCACGTCCGAATGGTAAGAAGTTTTCAACAGTATTATGTCCAAAGACCACTGAGATGGCCAA AGAATCAACAGGTTCAGGGACTGAATTTTGGGATTGGAACTTGAATGGGGATAAGTGTACATACCATGCTTTGTTTCCAAGGGCATGGACAATCTATGATG GTGAACCTGACCCGGATCTCAGAATCGTAACTCGTCAGTTATCGCCAATAATCCCCCATAATTACAAAGAGAGCAGTTTTCCTGTCTCTGTGTTTACCTTTACG GTTTCCAATCAAGGAAGAACTTCTGCAGATGTCTCCTTGCTCTTTACATGGGTG AACTCTGTGGGAGGAGTATCAGGTTTTTCTGGCGGGCATTTCAACTCTAATATGGA GACCAGTGATGGTATTCATGGAATTCTCCTACATCACAG AACTGCAAATGGACATCCACCAGTAACTTTCGCTATTGCAGCTGAGGAATCTTCTGATGTACATATTTCTAAGTGTCCTTATTTCCTGATTTCTGGTACATCCCACGCTTTTACGGCAAAGGATATGTGGtatgaaattaaaaag AATGGGTCATTTGATCATATCGACTGGAATGATAATCTTGTTCCATCAGAAGCAGGGTCGTCTATCGGCGCTGCCATAGCAGCCTCTGTAGTAGTTCCTCCAGGATCTGTTCGTACGGTTACATTTTCATTGGCATGGGATTGCCCGCAGGTGAGATTTGGCGACAATGTGTATTACAG GCGTTATACAACATTTTATGGGACTAATGGGGATGCAGCAGCAAAGATTGCACATGATGCTATTCTAG AGCATACGCAGTGGGAGTCCCAGATAGACACTTGGCAAGGACCAATTCTTCATGACAGAAGACTCCCTTCATG GTACCCAGTTACACTATTCAATGAGCTCTACTATCTGAATTCAGGTGGAACCATTTGGACTG aTGGTTCACCTCCTGTGCGGAACTTATTGAGCGGACATGTGAAATTTTCACTTGATCAGGCCAAGTTAGGTCTGAAAAATGTGGTGGGCAATGACACTGCTGTTGAAATCATTGAGAGAATGGCATCAACCATATCCAGAATCCATGGTCCTGTGACATCAAATACTGCTTTCGGGACCTGTTTGCTCCAGGACGGTGAAGAAAATATTGGACAGTTCCTTTACCTAGAAGGAAATGAGTACCTCATGTGGAATACTTATGACGTCCATTTCTATTCATCTTTTGCACTTGTCATGCTATACCCAAAGCTCGAACTCAGCATCCAACGAGACTTTGCGGCCGCAGTGATGCTACATGATcctcaaaagaggaaaatcatGAGTGATGGAAAGTGGGTTCCTCGCAAGGTTCTTGGAGCTGTTCCCCACGATATTGGACTAAACAATCCATGGTTTGAAGTTAATGCTTACAACCTGTTCAACACAGATAGATGGAAGGACTTAAACCCAAAATTTGTCCTTCAAGTTTACAGGGACTTCGTTGCAACTGGTGATCTGAACTTTGCAAAAGCTGTTTGGCCCTCAGTTTATATTGCAATGGCATATATGGAACAGTTTGACAAAGATGGGGATGGGATGATAGAAAATGAGGGCTTTCCTGATCAAACTTATGATGCATGGTCTGTTACTGGAGTAAGCGCATACTGTGGTGGGCTCTGGGTGGCTGCCCTTCAGGCTGCTTCAGCCCTGGCACGTGAAGTTGGTGATACTGCTTCTGGAAACTATTTTTGGATTAAGTACCAAAAGGCAAAAGTGGTCTATGACAAGTTATGGAATGGTTGCTACTATAACTATGACAATAGTGGAAGTCGTGCAAGTGCATCAATTCATGCAGATCAACTAGCTGGACAGTG GATTGCCAGAGCATGTGGTCTTTTCCCAATTGCTGATGATGACAAAGTCCGAAGTGCGCTGGAAAAAGTCTTTGAGTTTAACGTATCACAGATGAAAGGAGGGACTCGTGGAGCAGTCAATGGAATGCTGCCTGATGGAAGAATTGATATGTCGGCAATGCAATCAAGGGAAGTATGGCCAGGAGTTACATATTCTTTGGCTGCTTCCATGATCCAAGAGGGAATGATGGACATGGCATTTCAGACTGCAGCTGGCATCTATGAAACAGCATGGTCGGAAAAAAGTCTTGG GTTTTCCTTTCAGACTCCAGAAGCATggaatgaaaatgatgaatgCAGATCACTTTGTTACATGAGGCCACTGGCTATTTGGGCAATGCAGTGGGCCCTATCCAAACCCAAACTATTTGGACAGGAAATCAAAAATCAAGAGAGTGAAGAATCGCTATACTTCAGCCATCACACCTGTTTTTCGAAAGTCGCAAGTCTTGTGAAGTTGGAGGATGACCCACCCAAGAGCTTCTTTCAGATTCTGTATGAGTGCACTTGCAGGAGGCTCGCATCCTGA
- the LOC115734241 gene encoding non-lysosomal glucosylceramidase-like isoform X1, which translates to MENGIRENGEKERSDGSSRHKVQPEQPAPLTWHRKLSSGGRRPSHFTLTLQEKLLLAPIGVRLWHHSKVEAAHGRDTIFDFTKKRHITGHLGVPLGGIGAGSIGRSYKGEFQRFQLFPKVSEDVPILANQFSVMVSRPNGKKFSTVLCPKTTEMAKESTGSGTEFWDWNLNGDKCTYHALFPRAWTIYDGEPDPDLRIVTRQLSPIIPHNYKESSFPVSVFTFTVSNQGRTSADVSLLFTWVNSVGGVSGFSGGHFNSNMETSDGIHGILLHHRTANGHPPVTFAIAAEESSDVHISKCPYFLISGTSHAFTAKDMWYEIKKNGSFDHIDWNDNLVPSEAGSSIGAAIAASVVVPPGSVRTVTFSLAWDCPQVRFGDNVYYSRRYTTFYGTNGDAAAKIAHDAILEHTQWESQIDTWQGPILHDRRLPSWYPVTLFNELYYLNSGGTIWTDGSPPVRNLLSGHVKFSLDQAKLGLKNVVGNDTAVEIIERMASTISRIHGPVTSNTAFGTCLLQDGEENIGQFLYLEGNEYLMWNTYDVHFYSSFALVMLYPKLELSIQRDFAAAVMLHDPQKRKIMSDGKWVPRKVLGAVPHDIGLNNPWFEVNAYNLFNTDRWKDLNPKFVLQVYRDFVATGDLNFAKAVWPSVYIAMAYMEQFDKDGDGMIENEGFPDQTYDAWSVTGVSAYCGGLWVAALQAASALAREVGDTASGNYFWIKYQKAKVVYDKLWNGCYYNYDNSGSRASASIHADQLAGQWIARACGLFPIADDDKVRSALEKVFEFNVSQMKGGTRGAVNGMLPDGRIDMSAMQSREVWPGVTYSLAASMIQEGMMDMAFQTAAGIYETAWSEKSLGFSFQTPEAWNENDECRSLCYMRPLAIWAMQWALSKPKLFGQEIKNQESEESLYFSHHTCFSKVASLVKLEDDPPKSFFQILYECTCRRLAS; encoded by the exons ATGGAGAACGGTATAAGAGagaatggagaaaaagaaagatcggATGGTTCCTCTCGACACAAG GTTCAACCTGAGCAACCTGCTCCATTGACTTGGCACCGCAAGTTAAGTAGTGGAGGGAGAAGGCCTTCGCACTTTACTTTAACACTCCAAGAAAAGCTGCTTTTG GCTCCAATAGGTGTTCGATTGTGGCATCATTCCAAAGTAGAAGCAGCTCATGGAAGA GATACAATATTCGATTTTACTAAAAAACGCCACATAACTGGACACCTGGGTGTTCCTTTGGGTGGTATCGG TGCAGGAAGCATTGGGAGAAGCTACAAAGGCGAGTTTCAACGGTTTCAACTATTTCCAAAAGTATCTGAAGATGTACCAATTCTAGCAAATCAGTTCTCC GTTATGGTTTCACGTCCGAATGGTAAGAAGTTTTCAACAGTATTATGTCCAAAGACCACTGAGATGGCCAA AGAATCAACAGGTTCAGGGACTGAATTTTGGGATTGGAACTTGAATGGGGATAAGTGTACATACCATGCTTTGTTTCCAAGGGCATGGACAATCTATGATG GTGAACCTGACCCGGATCTCAGAATCGTAACTCGTCAGTTATCGCCAATAATCCCCCATAATTACAAAGAGAGCAGTTTTCCTGTCTCTGTGTTTACCTTTACG GTTTCCAATCAAGGAAGAACTTCTGCAGATGTCTCCTTGCTCTTTACATGGGTG AACTCTGTGGGAGGAGTATCAGGTTTTTCTGGCGGGCATTTCAACTCTAATATGGA GACCAGTGATGGTATTCATGGAATTCTCCTACATCACAG AACTGCAAATGGACATCCACCAGTAACTTTCGCTATTGCAGCTGAGGAATCTTCTGATGTACATATTTCTAAGTGTCCTTATTTCCTGATTTCTGGTACATCCCACGCTTTTACGGCAAAGGATATGTGGtatgaaattaaaaag AATGGGTCATTTGATCATATCGACTGGAATGATAATCTTGTTCCATCAGAAGCAGGGTCGTCTATCGGCGCTGCCATAGCAGCCTCTGTAGTAGTTCCTCCAGGATCTGTTCGTACGGTTACATTTTCATTGGCATGGGATTGCCCGCAGGTGAGATTTGGCGACAATGTGTATTACAG TAGGCGTTATACAACATTTTATGGGACTAATGGGGATGCAGCAGCAAAGATTGCACATGATGCTATTCTAG AGCATACGCAGTGGGAGTCCCAGATAGACACTTGGCAAGGACCAATTCTTCATGACAGAAGACTCCCTTCATG GTACCCAGTTACACTATTCAATGAGCTCTACTATCTGAATTCAGGTGGAACCATTTGGACTG aTGGTTCACCTCCTGTGCGGAACTTATTGAGCGGACATGTGAAATTTTCACTTGATCAGGCCAAGTTAGGTCTGAAAAATGTGGTGGGCAATGACACTGCTGTTGAAATCATTGAGAGAATGGCATCAACCATATCCAGAATCCATGGTCCTGTGACATCAAATACTGCTTTCGGGACCTGTTTGCTCCAGGACGGTGAAGAAAATATTGGACAGTTCCTTTACCTAGAAGGAAATGAGTACCTCATGTGGAATACTTATGACGTCCATTTCTATTCATCTTTTGCACTTGTCATGCTATACCCAAAGCTCGAACTCAGCATCCAACGAGACTTTGCGGCCGCAGTGATGCTACATGATcctcaaaagaggaaaatcatGAGTGATGGAAAGTGGGTTCCTCGCAAGGTTCTTGGAGCTGTTCCCCACGATATTGGACTAAACAATCCATGGTTTGAAGTTAATGCTTACAACCTGTTCAACACAGATAGATGGAAGGACTTAAACCCAAAATTTGTCCTTCAAGTTTACAGGGACTTCGTTGCAACTGGTGATCTGAACTTTGCAAAAGCTGTTTGGCCCTCAGTTTATATTGCAATGGCATATATGGAACAGTTTGACAAAGATGGGGATGGGATGATAGAAAATGAGGGCTTTCCTGATCAAACTTATGATGCATGGTCTGTTACTGGAGTAAGCGCATACTGTGGTGGGCTCTGGGTGGCTGCCCTTCAGGCTGCTTCAGCCCTGGCACGTGAAGTTGGTGATACTGCTTCTGGAAACTATTTTTGGATTAAGTACCAAAAGGCAAAAGTGGTCTATGACAAGTTATGGAATGGTTGCTACTATAACTATGACAATAGTGGAAGTCGTGCAAGTGCATCAATTCATGCAGATCAACTAGCTGGACAGTG GATTGCCAGAGCATGTGGTCTTTTCCCAATTGCTGATGATGACAAAGTCCGAAGTGCGCTGGAAAAAGTCTTTGAGTTTAACGTATCACAGATGAAAGGAGGGACTCGTGGAGCAGTCAATGGAATGCTGCCTGATGGAAGAATTGATATGTCGGCAATGCAATCAAGGGAAGTATGGCCAGGAGTTACATATTCTTTGGCTGCTTCCATGATCCAAGAGGGAATGATGGACATGGCATTTCAGACTGCAGCTGGCATCTATGAAACAGCATGGTCGGAAAAAAGTCTTGG GTTTTCCTTTCAGACTCCAGAAGCATggaatgaaaatgatgaatgCAGATCACTTTGTTACATGAGGCCACTGGCTATTTGGGCAATGCAGTGGGCCCTATCCAAACCCAAACTATTTGGACAGGAAATCAAAAATCAAGAGAGTGAAGAATCGCTATACTTCAGCCATCACACCTGTTTTTCGAAAGTCGCAAGTCTTGTGAAGTTGGAGGATGACCCACCCAAGAGCTTCTTTCAGATTCTGTATGAGTGCACTTGCAGGAGGCTCGCATCCTGA
- the LOC115734241 gene encoding non-lysosomal glucosylceramidase-like isoform X3 — protein MVSRPNGKKFSTVLCPKTTEMAKESTGSGTEFWDWNLNGDKCTYHALFPRAWTIYDGEPDPDLRIVTRQLSPIIPHNYKESSFPVSVFTFTVSNQGRTSADVSLLFTWVNSVGGVSGFSGGHFNSNMETSDGIHGILLHHRTANGHPPVTFAIAAEESSDVHISKCPYFLISGTSHAFTAKDMWYEIKKNGSFDHIDWNDNLVPSEAGSSIGAAIAASVVVPPGSVRTVTFSLAWDCPQVRFGDNVYYSRRYTTFYGTNGDAAAKIAHDAILEHTQWESQIDTWQGPILHDRRLPSWYPVTLFNELYYLNSGGTIWTDGSPPVRNLLSGHVKFSLDQAKLGLKNVVGNDTAVEIIERMASTISRIHGPVTSNTAFGTCLLQDGEENIGQFLYLEGNEYLMWNTYDVHFYSSFALVMLYPKLELSIQRDFAAAVMLHDPQKRKIMSDGKWVPRKVLGAVPHDIGLNNPWFEVNAYNLFNTDRWKDLNPKFVLQVYRDFVATGDLNFAKAVWPSVYIAMAYMEQFDKDGDGMIENEGFPDQTYDAWSVTGVSAYCGGLWVAALQAASALAREVGDTASGNYFWIKYQKAKVVYDKLWNGCYYNYDNSGSRASASIHADQLAGQWIARACGLFPIADDDKVRSALEKVFEFNVSQMKGGTRGAVNGMLPDGRIDMSAMQSREVWPGVTYSLAASMIQEGMMDMAFQTAAGIYETAWSEKSLGFSFQTPEAWNENDECRSLCYMRPLAIWAMQWALSKPKLFGQEIKNQESEESLYFSHHTCFSKVASLVKLEDDPPKSFFQILYECTCRRLAS, from the exons ATGGTTTCACGTCCGAATGGTAAGAAGTTTTCAACAGTATTATGTCCAAAGACCACTGAGATGGCCAA AGAATCAACAGGTTCAGGGACTGAATTTTGGGATTGGAACTTGAATGGGGATAAGTGTACATACCATGCTTTGTTTCCAAGGGCATGGACAATCTATGATG GTGAACCTGACCCGGATCTCAGAATCGTAACTCGTCAGTTATCGCCAATAATCCCCCATAATTACAAAGAGAGCAGTTTTCCTGTCTCTGTGTTTACCTTTACG GTTTCCAATCAAGGAAGAACTTCTGCAGATGTCTCCTTGCTCTTTACATGGGTG AACTCTGTGGGAGGAGTATCAGGTTTTTCTGGCGGGCATTTCAACTCTAATATGGA GACCAGTGATGGTATTCATGGAATTCTCCTACATCACAG AACTGCAAATGGACATCCACCAGTAACTTTCGCTATTGCAGCTGAGGAATCTTCTGATGTACATATTTCTAAGTGTCCTTATTTCCTGATTTCTGGTACATCCCACGCTTTTACGGCAAAGGATATGTGGtatgaaattaaaaag AATGGGTCATTTGATCATATCGACTGGAATGATAATCTTGTTCCATCAGAAGCAGGGTCGTCTATCGGCGCTGCCATAGCAGCCTCTGTAGTAGTTCCTCCAGGATCTGTTCGTACGGTTACATTTTCATTGGCATGGGATTGCCCGCAGGTGAGATTTGGCGACAATGTGTATTACAG TAGGCGTTATACAACATTTTATGGGACTAATGGGGATGCAGCAGCAAAGATTGCACATGATGCTATTCTAG AGCATACGCAGTGGGAGTCCCAGATAGACACTTGGCAAGGACCAATTCTTCATGACAGAAGACTCCCTTCATG GTACCCAGTTACACTATTCAATGAGCTCTACTATCTGAATTCAGGTGGAACCATTTGGACTG aTGGTTCACCTCCTGTGCGGAACTTATTGAGCGGACATGTGAAATTTTCACTTGATCAGGCCAAGTTAGGTCTGAAAAATGTGGTGGGCAATGACACTGCTGTTGAAATCATTGAGAGAATGGCATCAACCATATCCAGAATCCATGGTCCTGTGACATCAAATACTGCTTTCGGGACCTGTTTGCTCCAGGACGGTGAAGAAAATATTGGACAGTTCCTTTACCTAGAAGGAAATGAGTACCTCATGTGGAATACTTATGACGTCCATTTCTATTCATCTTTTGCACTTGTCATGCTATACCCAAAGCTCGAACTCAGCATCCAACGAGACTTTGCGGCCGCAGTGATGCTACATGATcctcaaaagaggaaaatcatGAGTGATGGAAAGTGGGTTCCTCGCAAGGTTCTTGGAGCTGTTCCCCACGATATTGGACTAAACAATCCATGGTTTGAAGTTAATGCTTACAACCTGTTCAACACAGATAGATGGAAGGACTTAAACCCAAAATTTGTCCTTCAAGTTTACAGGGACTTCGTTGCAACTGGTGATCTGAACTTTGCAAAAGCTGTTTGGCCCTCAGTTTATATTGCAATGGCATATATGGAACAGTTTGACAAAGATGGGGATGGGATGATAGAAAATGAGGGCTTTCCTGATCAAACTTATGATGCATGGTCTGTTACTGGAGTAAGCGCATACTGTGGTGGGCTCTGGGTGGCTGCCCTTCAGGCTGCTTCAGCCCTGGCACGTGAAGTTGGTGATACTGCTTCTGGAAACTATTTTTGGATTAAGTACCAAAAGGCAAAAGTGGTCTATGACAAGTTATGGAATGGTTGCTACTATAACTATGACAATAGTGGAAGTCGTGCAAGTGCATCAATTCATGCAGATCAACTAGCTGGACAGTG GATTGCCAGAGCATGTGGTCTTTTCCCAATTGCTGATGATGACAAAGTCCGAAGTGCGCTGGAAAAAGTCTTTGAGTTTAACGTATCACAGATGAAAGGAGGGACTCGTGGAGCAGTCAATGGAATGCTGCCTGATGGAAGAATTGATATGTCGGCAATGCAATCAAGGGAAGTATGGCCAGGAGTTACATATTCTTTGGCTGCTTCCATGATCCAAGAGGGAATGATGGACATGGCATTTCAGACTGCAGCTGGCATCTATGAAACAGCATGGTCGGAAAAAAGTCTTGG GTTTTCCTTTCAGACTCCAGAAGCATggaatgaaaatgatgaatgCAGATCACTTTGTTACATGAGGCCACTGGCTATTTGGGCAATGCAGTGGGCCCTATCCAAACCCAAACTATTTGGACAGGAAATCAAAAATCAAGAGAGTGAAGAATCGCTATACTTCAGCCATCACACCTGTTTTTCGAAAGTCGCAAGTCTTGTGAAGTTGGAGGATGACCCACCCAAGAGCTTCTTTCAGATTCTGTATGAGTGCACTTGCAGGAGGCTCGCATCCTGA